A section of the Solea solea chromosome 17, fSolSol10.1, whole genome shotgun sequence genome encodes:
- the LOC131444026 gene encoding proline-rich protein 2-like: MPHSHPPPAKKGATRPGQGHAMASHECRRGGGPDTPTPDQKVGPRVPKARRPPACPPPCPPQGTEDAQVRPRAQQEHSSVHRPATPEGRSQGGSPPPPLGANSTPQRPAGPSAQRPRAPTPTRSAAPAQPQSTAHHPQPPRAPQAKTAVPPQIHPNPRRADPQPPRDGRPRATNPHRPPDIPSTPDARPATPRTDQGRHSHQPALGNIIN; the protein is encoded by the exons ATGCCCCATTCCCACCCACCCCCGGCCAAGAAGGGAGCAACCCGTCCAGGCCAGGGACACGCCATGGCATCCCATGAGTGCCGCCGGGGCGGAGGACCAGATACCCCCACACCCGACCAGAAGGTAGGACCCCG GGTCCCCAAAGCAAGGCGCCCCCCCGCGTGCCCCCCACCATGCCCCCCCCAAGGGACGGAGGACGCACAAGTCCGCCCCAGAGCGCAGCAGGAGCACAGCAGCGTGCACCGCCCCGCCACCCCGGAGGGCAGATCCCAGGggggatcccccccccccccgctaggGGCCAACTCCACCCCCCAGCGCCCCGCAGGCCCCAGCGCACAGAGACCCAGAGCCCCTACCCCCACCCGCAGTGCGGCGCCAGCCCAGCCCCAGTCCACGGCCCACCACCCCCAACCCCCACGGGCCCCCCAGGCCAAGACGGCAGTCCCCCCACAAATCCACCCCAACCCCCGTAGGGCAGACCCACAGCCACCGAGGGACGGTAGACCCAGGGCCACCAACCCACACAGACCACCAGACATCCCCAGTACCCCAGATGCACGGCCCGCAACACCACGGACCGACCAGGGAAGACACAGTCACCAACCCGCCCTAGGAAATATAATCAATTAG